The following proteins come from a genomic window of Bactrocera dorsalis isolate Fly_Bdor chromosome 6, ASM2337382v1, whole genome shotgun sequence:
- the LOC125779771 gene encoding probable deoxyhypusine synthase: MGPSWKPCPELSIFEQLNKVKKHTANTPIVRGYDWNQGIDYSKLFESYVNTEFQATNLWMAIREINRMVM, from the exons ATGGGTCCATCTTGGAAACCTTGCCCTGAA CTTTCCATATTCGAACAAttaaacaaagtgaaaaaacaCACAGCAAACACACCCATCGTGCGGGGCTacgattggaatcaaggaattgattactcaaaattatttgagtcgtATGTTAATACGGAGTTTCAAGCTACTAATCTTTGGATGGCAATAAGAGAAATCAATCGAATGGTAATGTAa